A genomic window from Silene latifolia isolate original U9 population chromosome 11, ASM4854445v1, whole genome shotgun sequence includes:
- the LOC141610704 gene encoding isovaleryl-CoA dehydrogenase, mitochondrial encodes MNNRFSTAQKLDKLGMRGSDTCELVFENCFVPQENVLGEEGKGVYVMMSGLDLERLVLAAGPLGIMQACLDVVLPYIRQREQFGRPIGEFQFIQGKVADMYTSLQSSRSYVYSVARDCDNGNVVSKDCAGVILCAAERATQVALQAIQCLGGNGYVNEYPTGRLLRDAKLYEIGAGTSEIRRMIIGRELFKQH; translated from the exons ATGAACAACAGATTCAGCACTGCTCAAAAGCTAGACAAATTGGGAATGCGAGGAAGTGACAC ATGCGAACTTGTTTTTGAGAATTGCTTCGTGCCCCAGGAAAATGTCTTGGGTGAAGAAGGAAAAG GGGTATACGTTATGATGTCGGGGCTGGACTTGGAGAGACTTGTTCTGGCAGCTGGCCCGCTTGGTATTATGCAAGCTTGCCTTGATGTTGTTCTACCTTACATCCGGCAAAGGGAACAATTTGGACGTCCGATTGGAGAATTTCAGTTTATACAG GGAAAAGTGGCTGACATGTATACTTCTCTACAATCgtcaag GTCGTACGTGTATTCTGTTGCAAGAGACTGTGACAATGGAAACGTAGTCTCAAAG GACTGCGCTGGAGTTATACTATGTGCTGCTGAAAGAGCCACACAGGTCGCATTACAG GCTATACAGTGTCTAGGAGGAAATGGTTACGTGAATGAATATCCAACAGGGCGTCTTCTCCGGGATGCCAAATTATATGAGATCGGTGCTGGAACCAGTGAGATTAGAAGGATGATAATTGGCCGGGAACTTTTCAAGCAGCATTGA
- the LOC141612614 gene encoding peroxidase 56-like has product MDRRTFKVCAHTIGDGHCFIIQNRLYNFTGKGDTDPAIEKSYADYLKTKCPPNTGNLQSSVGMDFFTPGKFDEVYYGMVTQRKGLFQSDAALLNDPETSFYVHFQAYTGGSTFAQDFGAAMTRLIQIGVLTDNEGEVRKTCGAVRYNY; this is encoded by the exons ATGGATCGGAGAACTTTTAAAGTTT GTGCTCACACCATTGGAGATGGACATTGTTTCATAATCCAAAACCGACTGTACAATTTCACAGGAAAAGGCGACACTGACCCTGCAATCGAGAAATCCTACGCCGATTATTTGAAAACGAAGTGCCCTCCAAATACTGGCAACTTACAATCCTCTGTGGGCATGGATTTCTTCACCCCTGGCAAGTTCGACGAGGTTTATTACGGCATGGTCACTCAACGCAAAGGTCTTTTTCAATCTGATGCTGCTCTTTTGAATGATCCCGAGACGAGTTTTTACGTTCATTTCCAAGCTTACACTGGTGGATCAACATTTGCACAAGATTTTGGCGCCGCCATGACAAGGCTCATTCAAATTGGTGTTCTTACTGACAACGAGGGCGAAGTCAGGAAGACTTGTGGTGCTGTTCGTTATAATTATTGA